A region of the Gallaecimonas mangrovi genome:
GCTTTGCCTTTTTAGGCCGGGTTAGCCGCATTCCTTCCGGGCCTTTGATGCTGGCAATGATCATCGGTGCGGCCATTCATCTCACCGTCGGTTACAAGCCCACCTTACCGCATTGGTTGCTGGCGATGGCTTATGCCACCTTGGGCTGGCATGTGGGCTTGGGTTTTACCAGTCAAACCCTAAAAACAGCCCGCCGCGCCTTGGTGCCAATACTGCTTTCCATTGTGTTTTTGATGAGTCTTTGTGCCGGTATTGGCTACATTCTGGTGCGCTTTTTAGGTATCGACCCGCTGACCGCCTATTTAGCTACCAGCCCGGGCGGTATGGACGCGGTTGCCATTATTGCCGCAGGTTCCAATGTTGACTTGCCCTTTGTAATGGCGATGCAAACCCTGCGCTTTTTATTGGTATTAATGTTTGGCCCATCCTTGGCCCGTTATTTGGCCGGGCATTTTGCCAAGCGCCATCTTGCTGAATAAAAAAAGCCCTTCGGGGCTTTTTTTATTGCCACTGTTGGTGCTGGGACCAACGTGGATGTGTTGGTTGTGCAAGCCCTGCACTTGTTGCTGGCGTTGATGCTTGTACCTTCACCGGTTCGCCTTTGTGAGGCGGTTTGAGAGCAAGCATCCGCTTTCGGGCGGATAAGGGAAAAGTCATATACTGCTCAGAGTTGTTGGCTGGAAAAGGGGCTGCTAAGAATAGGGCGGTTGAAATGGATATCACCCCTAACTCAAGATAAGGACATCACCATGCCATTACCCCAAGATTGCCCCACACTCCTTGACCCTCAGCGCCTTCAACAAGCACTAGCGCTGCAACAGCAACACGGCGTTACCCATGTCACGCTGAGCTTTGGCGCCAGAAACGGCGGCGCCTATTTTGCCCGCTGGCTACGCTATCAAATCATGCAGCGCAAAGGCTGGCAGCAGGTCAACAGCGTTTATCTTGACACCGAATGCTTAAAAATGGTGCCCGGAACTCAAATCACCGTGGTCGATGCCGCCAGGCCCTGGTTGGTTGGAGTTGCCTCCATGAACGGCGGTTGGAAGGAGTACTATCGCCATGCGGTAGCCACCTCGCAGTGCATGATTTTTGTGGCCACGCCGGAATGGAGCAACTCGCCTTTTTGTAATATGGAGCGCCGCTACTTCATCTATGAAAACGCCCGGCGGCGCCGCCTGAATCTGCCTGCCTTACGAGGTATTGAACTGGCGATGGACGGCCATCACATTAATATTCCAGGGGCCGTCACCATCGAAGCCGCCAAGGAAGATGCCGAGATCCGCTATCAAGAGCGCCACCAGGTCACCCACCGAGCCAACCCCGCAGCAGCGGCCCGTTTCGGGGTAGCCCTAAGGCAGACCGAGTTGCCACAGAACCACAACTTTCGTGGCAACTACACCATCGCCGGCCAGCCACTAATCAAATTGTTTAACCATCTGGCATAACCCCCGAGCCAAAAGCCCCGACTTGCCGAAAGGTAGGTTGGGGCTTTTTTATTGTCATGGAGGTGATTGCGGGCGTATTGAGGGGATTTGTAGACCGGAGGCTTTTGGCTGGAGCTAATGTCTGCACCTTCTCAGATGCGGCTTTGCGAGGCGGTTTAAGGGGGAGGGCGGATCCCAGCAGGGCAGACTCGGTGGGTTGGCTTTAATTGCTGGCTTTTTCTCTTCTTTGAGTTCGGCTAATTGCAGAGGCGCCTCTGCACGCGCCCAGGCAGCTTCGATAAGCTATGGTGAGTGAAACCCTCCCTGGTGGTTGTTTCCGGCTCGGCCATCCAGGCCTCGCGTTCAGGTGCGCGAAAGCAGCGCTTTCGCTTCGACCTTCACCCCACGTTTCGCTTCTTCTTCGCCTCTGGTCGTTTCCGGGGCACCGGTTCATACGCGTGTCCCGGCACGGATGAACCTGCACCTGGGCGGCCCCCTGCCATCCCTGTCTCGGCTACCTCTCCACTTCCGCCAGCTCAGCGCTGCACTTAACGGGCACAAGAGCGGGCAGCTCTGTTTATGGTGCAATTGCTGAAGCTGTCTGCCAAGCCATAACGAAGTTGTATGCTTTTCGGAGCCCCTTTAAGTGGAGCGCCTTACCGCCGGGAGCGTGAGCTGGCGTGAGGCAGGACGCCGAGCGAGCGGAGGACGCGTCGGGAACCGTACGCAGCGGTCAGCGGTAAGCGACCAGAGGTAAGGACGTCGCGTAACGCCGGGGCGGTGCCTTTGGGTACTTTGTGCGAAAACAAAGTACCTCGGCCGCCGGGCCGAGACCCGGCGTGTAGAGGAAACTGACGGTTAAGCTGGTGGATGTCAAAAGAATACGGCGTCAGACGGCGTTAAACTCGGCAGAACAGGCAAAAGAAAACCGGGACAAACCCGGCCTTCCAATCACCAAACCCCAACGCCCGCCAAGGCAAACGAGCCATCACAGCGGCGCAAAATCACTCTCATCCAACCTTTCCAGATTGTCATAAAAATGCGGCAGGGCGGCTTCTACCAATTCGGCTTTTTCGGTATGGGCAACGTTAAAAAGCGCTTCGCCTTCGTGGACCAATGGCAGTGTAGCCTGACCAATCACAATACCGTCAACCGGGCTTTTTATGGCCAGCGGTGTGGTGCCTAAAGGGTCGGTTATGTGGGCAATTACTTCGCTCTTGGCAACGGCGTCACCTAAGTTTTTGCTGGGCAGTAAAATGCCGGAACTGGCCGCTCTTACCCAGCGGCTTTCCTGGGCTATTTGCGGCGTTAAGGCTCGGCTGGGAGCTTTGACGGCAGGCAACATGCCTAAATGGCGCATCACGTTGACCACACCGCGAAGGCCGGCACGGATGGCAAATTCGTCAAAACGCAGTGCTTCACCGGCTTCATACAGCAGTACCGGGCAGCCACTCTCGGCGGCGGTTGCGCGCAAGGAACCGTCGCGCAGCTCGGCATTGAGAATAACCGGCACCCGAAACGCCTTGGCCATGGCCAAGGCCTCGTGGTCATTTAACGAGGTGCGTATTTGCGGCAGGTTGGTGCGGTGTTTGGCACCGGTGTGCAGGTCAATACCGTGGCTGGCGTTGGCCACGATTTCGCTCATAAAGGTATGGGCCAAACGCGAGGTCATGGAGCCTTTGGCAGAGCCTGGAAAAGCGCGGTTAAGGTCGCGCCGGTCAGGCAGATAACGGCTTTTACTGGTGTAGCCATAAACGTTCACCACCGGCACCAAAATTAAGGTGCCGGTGATGCGTTTAACAAAGGAGCTGGTTAACAGACGGCGAATAATTTCCACGCCGTTAATTTCGTCGCCGTGGATAGCGGCGCTAACGAAAAGCGCAGGCCCGGCCTTTTTACCGCGAATAACGGTAACCGGCATGTCCAGCGCGGCGTTGGTGTAGAGCGGCGGAACCGGTAGTTTTATCTCGACTCGGCTGCCGGGTAATACCGTAACGCCGCCTATTTTCATTGGTTAGCCTTTCCCTTTGGTCTTGGTGTTGTTGGGTTTTGCATTCTTCTCAATGTATTCAATGATAGCGCCGCCCACATCAACGCCGGTGGCATTTTCGATGCCTTCCAAACCCGGCGAGCTGTTTACTTCCATGACCAAGGGGCCATGGTTTGAGCGCAGCAGGTCCACACCGGCTACGCCAAGGCCCATAATTTTGGCACTGCGCACGGCGGTGGAGCGCTCTTCTGGCGTAATTTTTATCGACTGGGCGCTGCCGCCGCGGTGCAGGTTAGAACGGAACTCGCCGTCTTTGGCCTGGCGCTGCATGGACGCCACCACTTTGTCGCCCACTACGATGCAGCGGATGTCGGCGCCGCCGGCTTCTTTAATGTATTCCTGCACCAAAAAGCGGCCACCCAGGCTGCGAAAGGCCTCGATGGTGCTTTCTGCGGCTTTTCGCGTTTCAGCCAACACCACACCTTTACCCTGGGTGCTTTCCAAAAGCTTCACTACCAAGGGCGCGCCGCCAACCATTTCAATCAAGTCTTCGGTGGCATTGGTGGAGTGGGCAAAGCCGGTAATGGGCAGGCCGATGCCTTTGCGAGCCAACAGCTGCAAGCTACGAAGCTTGTCGCGCGAGCGGGAAATCGCCACCGATTCGTTAACGCTGTACACGCCCATCATTTCAAACTGGCGCACCACGGCAGTGCCGTAAAAGGTAACCGATGCCCCAATACGCGGAATAACGGCGTCGGGGTTGGCCAGCTCTTTACCGCTGTAGTGCATGCTGGGCCGATGCGAGGCAATGTTCATGTAGCAAAGCAGGTGGTTGAGTACTTGCACTTCATGGCCGCGTTTTTCGGCCGCTTCAACCAAACGCTTGGTTGAATAGAGTTCAGTGTTTCGGGACAGGATGCCGATCTTCATGGTAATTCCCTGATACAGTAGGGGAACGGCAGAAGGGCCTGTGGCCCTGCTGTCAAAAAAGGTGCTGCATCATATAGCAGACCCTGTTTCTAACCTAGTGGATTTCGATGACTTTTTGAACCGGAGCGGTCATGGAAAGCGTGGCAGTATTTTGTGGGTCGAGGTTAGGTACTAACCCCTTGTTTGAAAAGACCGCCATCGCCCTTGGCACCTTAGTGGCTAAGGCGGGGCTGAAATTGGTATACGGCGGCGGCAAGGTAGGGCTTATGGGCGCGGTTGCTGACGCCGCCCTTAGCGCCGGCGGCGAGGTGATAGGTGTTATTCCCCAAGCCTTGATGGATAAAGAAGTGGGCCACAAAGGCCTTAGCGAGCTGCACGTGGTGCGCGACATGCACGAGCGTAAAGCGATGATGGCGCAATTGGCAGACGGTTTTATTTCATTGCCAGGGGGCGCAGGTACCTTGGAAGAGTTTGCCGAAGTCTGGACCTGGGCCATGCTGGGTTATCACCATAAACCCATTGGTTTGTTAAACCTCGACGGCTTTTATACGCCGCTGTTAACCCAGGCCGAACGCTTTGTTGGCGAAGGTTTTTTGGATGAGCGCCACCAGCAAATGCTGATTGTTGAAACCGACCCTGCCAAGATGCTGGCGCGTTTTACAAACTACCAGGCACCGCTTAATAAATGGGGCGCTAAGGCGTCATAAAAAAACGCCCCGGGGGGCGTTTTTTTAACTGGCAGCGGCAACGCTCACCTTTTCAAATAACCGCTCATGCAGGCGCTGAATGGCCAGCGGGCCGTCGCTGGCGTCAACCAGCACACAAAGGTTGTGTGGGCTGGCGCCGTGGCAAATCAGTGGCACATTAATGTTGCCCAAGGCATCAAACACCTCGGCCGCTACTTTCGGGGTGCTATTGAGGTTGTCACCAACCAATGCCACCAGTGCTAACCCTTCTTGTACTTCAACTGTACCCAAGGATTTCAGCTCTTCCAGCACCTGCTGGTCCAGCGCCTGTTCCGAGCCACGCTCATCTAGGGTGAGGGCAATGGAAATTTCTGAGGTGGTCACCAAATCCACAGAAATTTGGTGTTTGGCCAACAGGCTAAAGGCGCGGGCCAAAAAGCCGTAGCTGTAGAGCATTTCTGGGCTGGTGATTTTCAGCAAGGTTTGGTTTTTACGAAGGGCGAGGGCGGCAAAACGTTCGCCACCTGTTACTTCACGGCGAATAACGGTGCCGCCAGAGGCATCCAGGGTTGAACCGATAAACACCGGAATATCGGAACGCATGGCCGGCCACAAGGTTTTGGGGTGCAACACCTTGGCGCCAAAGGTGGCCAGTTCAGCGGCCTGGGCAAATGACAGTTCTGCCAGCGGGTGCGCTTTCGGCGCCAGGCGTGGGTCGGTGGTGTAAAGACCTTTGACGTCGGTCCAAATTTCTACCCAGTCGGCATCGGCAGCCTCGGCCAGTAGCGCCGCCGAATAATCTGAGCCGCCGCGGCCAAGGGTGGTGATATTGCCTTCGCTGTCGGCGCCAACAAAACCTTCGGTTACCAGTATTTCGCCAAGGTGGTCGTTTAGGGCCACTTGTACCTGGGTGCGGGTGTTAGTGATGTCGGGTTCGCCCTGGCCGTACTGGTTATCGGTGGCGATTAAAAAGCGCGCCGGTAGCTGCACTGCCGGCAGGCCCATTTGCCTGAGCCGTTCGGCAAAAAACAGGCTGGAGAAACGTTCACCAAGGGATAACAGCTGGTCGCGCTTTTGCCCTTTACAAGGGCCCGAGGCGTCCAGCTCTTCCATTAAGGTCCAGTAGGTGGCCTTGAGTGCGTCGGGTTCGCCAAGGGCTTCAAAGAAATGCTGCTGACGGTCGCGAATAAGGTTGCGGAAGTTCTCGGCGGTATCGGGATCTTTGGCTTGGCAAAGGCCAACTAAAGCATTGGTTACACCGGCAGCGGCGCTGACCACAACAATTCGAGATTCGCTTTGATTGGCAACCAGTTGGGCGCTGCGGCCCTGGGCATCGTAATCAGCAACGGAAGTGCCGCCAAATTTAAGCACGCGGCTAGCGGGGATGTTCATAGCTCTCCTTGAGTTCAAGCAAAGAGAGCGCCTGGGACCGGCAGACAAAGAAGAAAAGACTGCTTGTACCAGAAGCGCTCCACCTACAGGTGACAGTCAACAGGATTCAACCTGACTAACCGATGACTGGGCGCGCCCCCGCGCTTGGTCATCTCGGCGTTTGCCCCCTGGCCAGCTGTCTTAGGGAAAGGGCCCCTCTTGCTGGTTACCTGGAAAACGCACCTCTTCTGGTCCTAAAAATTTTTAAGGACGGCGGCAGTCTTCCAGAATGCGCCGTTAACGTCAAGTCTGATGAGTTGGCTTATTGGCTGTCTTCTGGCGGCAGTTCGGTTTGCGGCTCTGGTGTGGCCAAAGGCCAGCCGCCAAGCTGCTGCCAGCGATTAACGATAAGGCAAAATAGCTGCGCGGTGCGCT
Encoded here:
- a CDS encoding succinylglutamate desuccinylase/aspartoacylase family protein, with amino-acid sequence MKIGGVTVLPGSRVEIKLPVPPLYTNAALDMPVTVIRGKKAGPALFVSAAIHGDEINGVEIIRRLLTSSFVKRITGTLILVPVVNVYGYTSKSRYLPDRRDLNRAFPGSAKGSMTSRLAHTFMSEIVANASHGIDLHTGAKHRTNLPQIRTSLNDHEALAMAKAFRVPVILNAELRDGSLRATAAESGCPVLLYEAGEALRFDEFAIRAGLRGVVNVMRHLGMLPAVKAPSRALTPQIAQESRWVRAASSGILLPSKNLGDAVAKSEVIAHITDPLGTTPLAIKSPVDGIVIGQATLPLVHEGEALFNVAHTEKAELVEAALPHFYDNLERLDESDFAPL
- the rimK gene encoding 30S ribosomal protein S6--L-glutamate ligase, with the protein product MKIGILSRNTELYSTKRLVEAAEKRGHEVQVLNHLLCYMNIASHRPSMHYSGKELANPDAVIPRIGASVTFYGTAVVRQFEMMGVYSVNESVAISRSRDKLRSLQLLARKGIGLPITGFAHSTNATEDLIEMVGGAPLVVKLLESTQGKGVVLAETRKAAESTIEAFRSLGGRFLVQEYIKEAGGADIRCIVVGDKVVASMQRQAKDGEFRSNLHRGGSAQSIKITPEERSTAVRSAKIMGLGVAGVDLLRSNHGPLVMEVNSSPGLEGIENATGVDVGGAIIEYIEKNAKPNNTKTKGKG
- the lysC gene encoding lysine-sensitive aspartokinase 3, with the translated sequence MNIPASRVLKFGGTSVADYDAQGRSAQLVANQSESRIVVVSAAAGVTNALVGLCQAKDPDTAENFRNLIRDRQQHFFEALGEPDALKATYWTLMEELDASGPCKGQKRDQLLSLGERFSSLFFAERLRQMGLPAVQLPARFLIATDNQYGQGEPDITNTRTQVQVALNDHLGEILVTEGFVGADSEGNITTLGRGGSDYSAALLAEAADADWVEIWTDVKGLYTTDPRLAPKAHPLAELSFAQAAELATFGAKVLHPKTLWPAMRSDIPVFIGSTLDASGGTVIRREVTGGERFAALALRKNQTLLKITSPEMLYSYGFLARAFSLLAKHQISVDLVTTSEISIALTLDERGSEQALDQQVLEELKSLGTVEVQEGLALVALVGDNLNSTPKVAAEVFDALGNINVPLICHGASPHNLCVLVDASDGPLAIQRLHERLFEKVSVAAAS
- a CDS encoding TIR domain-containing protein — its product is MPLPQDCPTLLDPQRLQQALALQQQHGVTHVTLSFGARNGGAYFARWLRYQIMQRKGWQQVNSVYLDTECLKMVPGTQITVVDAARPWLVGVASMNGGWKEYYRHAVATSQCMIFVATPEWSNSPFCNMERRYFIYENARRRRLNLPALRGIELAMDGHHINIPGAVTIEAAKEDAEIRYQERHQVTHRANPAAAARFGVALRQTELPQNHNFRGNYTIAGQPLIKLFNHLA
- a CDS encoding LOG family protein, whose product is MESVAVFCGSRLGTNPLFEKTAIALGTLVAKAGLKLVYGGGKVGLMGAVADAALSAGGEVIGVIPQALMDKEVGHKGLSELHVVRDMHERKAMMAQLADGFISLPGGAGTLEEFAEVWTWAMLGYHHKPIGLLNLDGFYTPLLTQAERFVGEGFLDERHQQMLIVETDPAKMLARFTNYQAPLNKWGAKAS